The genomic region CTCTACTATCCCAAGTACACGACGCCGCGCCACTACGAGCAGGTACACCGGCCCGGCGGCGGGTTCGGAGGCCTCCTGTCGATTGTCCTGAAAAACGCGGACGCGTCGGCGCCGCGCTTCTACGACGCTCTGCGCGTGAACAAAGGCCCCAGCCTCGGCACGAACTTCACCCTCGCCTGTCCGTACACGCTGCTGGCGCACTACGGCGAACTCGAACAGGTCGAGGCGTTGGGCGTTTCGCGCAACCTCATCCGCGTCTCCGTCGGCCTCGAACCGCCCGAGGACCTGCTCCATCGCTTCGAGGAAGCCCTTGCGCCAATATAAGCGGCAGACACGCCGTTCTGCCCGCAGCACATGGGGGCTTCAGGATGAGCACGCCGGAATTGCACGCTGTCACGGGCGCATACGGTCACTCCGGAAGGCATATCGCGCGGCGCTTGCCGGATGCGGGGCATCGCGTCCTCAGCCGCCCATACGGGCTGCGGTCCTGAGCGGGCCCGCGAAGGCTACAGCCGGGGTTCTCGCGCCGGAATCGGGCGTGGTGCTTGGGGCATGCGTCCGGTATAATGACCCGCATCTCACACCGCTGACCGCATCCTTGCATCAAGCATGTCAGGGGTGCGGACGCGACAGGGACAGGAACCGCGGGAAGCACTGTTGTGATTTTCACGGCCACGGCATTACCAAACGCTTTTATCATTGACCCGGAACGCATTGAGGACGACAGGGGTTTTTTTGCGCGCAGCTATTGCGAGCGCGAGTTCGCGGCACAGGGTCTGCGTCCGCATTGGGTGCAGTGCAACATCTCTTACAACCGGTGCAAGGGCACGTTGCGCGGCATGCACTTCCAGGCCGCGCCGCACGGAGAAGACAAGCTTATCCGATGCACCCGCGGCGCTATTCACGACGTCATCATCGACCTGCGCGCCGGCTCCCCGACCTTCAAGCAACATGTCGCTGTCGACCTCACGGAGGAAAACCGGCGGATGCTCTTTGTGCCCAGAGGTTTCGCTCATGGGTTTCTCACACTGACGGACCATGCGGAAGTGTTCTATCAGATGAGCGCGTTTTACGAACCCGGCGCGGGACGCGGCTGCCGCTACGATGACCCCGTTTTCGGGATTGTCTGGCCCGCGCCCGTTGCGGTAATTTCGGAACGAGACCGGAACTATCCGGACTTTGGGGGATAATCGGCTATGCGGGAACTTCAGGACAATGTAGCGCTGGTCACCGGCGCAAGCAGCGGGATCGGGGCCGCGGTCGCGGTCGCGCTGGCCGCAAAGGGGGTACACCTCGCGCTCGTGGCGCGTCACGCGGAACGGCTCAACACCGTAGCCGCGCGCGTGGCCGCGGGCGGCGTATCCGTCCACACCTATATCGCCGATCTGGCCCAGGAAGAGGACATCAACAGCCTCAAAGCCGCCGTGGACGACGATTTCGGACGGCTCGACATTCTGGTGCACAGCGCAGGCGTATTCGAAGGCGGTTCCGTGGAGGACGTGGACGCCGACTCGCTGTTGCGGCAGTTCCGCGTAAACACGCTCGCGCCATACGCACTGACGCGTCTGTTCCTGCCCGTGATCCGGCGCAGACGCGGCCAGATCGTTTTCATCAACTCCCGCGCCGGTCTTACCGTCTGGGCCAACATCGCGCAGTACGCGGCGACGAAGTACGCCTTGCGCGCCATTGCCGACGGCTTGCGCGCGGAAGTGGCCCGTGATGGCGTCCGCGTGCTGACCGTCTACCCGGGAAAGACGGCAACCGCGCTGCAACAGGCCATTCAGGAAAGCGCGGGCAAGAAATACGACCCCACCCTGTTTCCCCAGCCGGAGGACGTGGCCCAGGTTGTGATCGCCGCGCTTACGCTGCCCATTAATGCGGAAATGACGGATGTGATCGTGCGTCCGCAGCAGGAGCCTTACGAATAGTGCGGCGGCCGGCCATACCGTCGAGGGTCCAACCATGAAGATCGGCGAACTGACGGGCGGACTCGACCTTGAAGCCCTGGGTCGCGAATTGCACGGCCTGATATCCGCGTGGTATCCCATATGCCGCAGTATTACGGGCGAGGGGTTGCGCGAGCAGTTGCGGCGCATCGGCGCGATAATCCCGCTGCAGCTTCACGAAATAGCCACGGGCACGCCGCTGTTTGATTGGACCGCGCCGATGGAATGGAACATCCATGACGCGTATGTAAGCGACGCCGCGGGCCGGCGTGTGGTCGATTTCCAGGAACACAATCTCCACGTGCTGGGCTACAGCACGCCCGTCAAGCGGACCCTCCCGCTCGAAGTGCTCAGACAACACTGCCACACGCTGCCGGACCATCCGGATTGGATTCCCTATCGCACCTCGTATTACCGGGAGCAGTGGGGCTTTTGTCTGGCTCAAAGCCGGCTCGATGCGCTGCCGCCCGGCGACTACGAGGTCTGTATCGACGCCACGCTGACCAACGGTTCCATGAGTTACGGCGAGTGTCTGCTGCCGGGGACAGGCACGGAAGAATTCCTGTTTTCAGCGCATGCATGCCACCCGTCGCTGGCGAACGACAATCTCTCCGGTCTCGCGATCGCGGCGTGCCTGGCTCGCGCGTTGCGCGAGGTGCCACACCGCCTTACTTATCGTTTCGTGTTCGCGCCGGGCACGGTCGGCGCGATTGCGTGGCTGGCGCACCATGAACAAGAGGCCGCGCGGATGCGGCACGGGCTGGTGCTCGCGTGTCTGGGAGACAAGGGACACTCGACGTACAAGAAGAGCCGCCGCGGCGATGCAGCCATCGACCACTGCGCGGCGTACGTGCTTGAGCATTCGGGGCAGCCTCATGAGGTCCAGGAATTCACGCCTTACGGCTACGATGAGCGCCAATACGGCAGCCCGGGCTTCAATTTGCCCGTCGGCTGTTTCATGCGTACGCCGCCGGGCCGGTATCCCGAATACCATACCAGCGCGGACAACCCGGACTTCGTGCATTCCGAATCGCTGGCGGATTCCTACGGGAAATTGGCCCGCATAATTGAGATTCTGGAAAATGACGGCGTATACCGAAACCTGAACCCGAAATGCGAACCCCAGTTAGGCAAACGCGGCCTCTACACGGCCATCGGCGGTAAGACGGACACGAAGGCGCTCGAAATGGCCATGCTTTGGGTATTGAATTACTCCGACGGCGCCCATTCGCTGCTCGATATCGCGCGAAAGTCCGGTGTCGATTTCGCCCATGTGCGCGCGGCCGCCGACGCGCTGCTCGCCGCGAACCTGCTCGAGGAATGCCCCGCCTGACCCGGAGTTGTTCAGAGAACCGGCTCCCAGAAACCCTCCCGCTGCGGCTGCTCGAAGAGCTGCGCCCCAACCGCCAGCCGCGAACCCTCCGCGACCGCGGCATACTGGATGACGCCATCCGCGTCAAAGCGAACCAGGCAGGCATCGGCGTCGGTCTCAATAACCGGGTCCCCAGCCACACGGCACGCGGCCTCCGGCCGGTCTTCAGGGTCGCGCAACACGAGCACGTCGCGGTGTCCATCGCTGAGATACAGGGTCAGCGCCACGTGCCGGTCGGACAACACGGCGCCGGAACCATCTGTCAACGAGACGCGTTCCATGCGCGCAATCGCGGGCGCGTCCTCGTAAGGTTCGATCACGCCGACAAAGGTGGAGGCCAGCGTCTGCCCCTCGGGCGCACTGCGTTGCACGACCACACGCGGGATCCAGGTCTCCGCGTTCGTGTCGAAGGAACCCGCGACGACCCATGCCTCGGCCAGCCCCGCCGCCGCCTGCGTCGTGAAATCGGTATAACGCAGGCGCACCTGTTTCCCCTCGGGGAGATAGCCAAGCCGGTCCTCGATGACCCAGTCGGCGCGCCAGCCGGGGGGGGCGGCCGGGTCCATTCGGAAATTGCGCATCTGCGTGTTATTGCCGTAATCCGGCGCGGGGGCAAGGTTTAAACCCCCGGTTTCCACCGAGCCAAAATGGCTGTGCATGAACTTCGTTTGCTGCAATCCGCCATCGACACGAAAGACATCCACCACGTAGCATTGCTTAGGCGACACGTCAGCCAGAACAGCGGTGCGTTCGTAGCGATTGTCGCGGTTCAACGGACGCGCGGACGCGCGAATGGCGTGAAACCGGCTGCCGTCCGCCCACAACGTTGTTGTGCCGCTTCCCTTCGCGGTGTTCTTTCCATCGACAACAACCGTATTGTGCGCGGCGGTCATGGTGTACCATGCGGCGCGCGGCGAACCCCAGCCGCCGTACTGGACGGGCGGATAGCCAAACTCAGGCATCACGTCGAGTCCCTCCGCAAAGAGGCCAAGATTCATGCCGTCGTGATGGCCGTGCCCGCCGCCGGAATCGTAGTCGAGCCAGACCGCGCGTTCGTGCGGCCCCTCGCCGGAACGCAGGATGGCAATGCACCATTCCTGCTTATTGACGCTCGGCAGGCGAAGCGCGCTGCCGTGTTCCTCAATCAAGGCTCGCATCTTCGAAGCGGCCGCGTCCGGTTCCGGAGCAAAAAGGTCCCAGGGTATGCCGTCCAGGCTGTTGCCGTTCGCGCGGCAGGCCACGCGGACGAAGTCGACGTCGTCGCTGAGTTCATACAGGCGCATCAGCAACGAAAAGCACGACGGCGGCAGGAAGGTCCACGCACAGGAAGTCAGCCCCGTAAACCCGGGCTTCGAGAAATTCATGCCTTTGTATTCCGGGCACATGATGGCGAACGCGCCCGTGTCGCCGGACATCGGGTAGTAGCGGTCGAGGCACAACGTGTCGATATGGAAACGAAACGTATCATGCAGGCGCGGATGACGCGCGTACACCGCGGCCAGGAAATCCGGGTCCGCCTTGTCCATCTCAGCCAGGAACATCGCCAACGCCGCAATCGTGAAGGAAGAATAGCCTGCAAGCCCCTTTTCGCCCGTGACGCCGTCCACGGCGGTGGCTTTCGTCAGCATGGCGTCCACCACCTCATCGAAAGCGGCCTTGTTGCCAGTTGGGTCCAATACGGCCAGCATCAGCGCGACGGCGATCTCCGTGCGCGGATAGTTGGTCGTGATCTTCGGGCGCATGGTCAGGGCGTCGCGCAGGATGCGTTCTTCGATGTTGCGCAGCACGTCCGCAGGCGCCGCCTTCGTATTCGCAAGTCCGTGCCGCGCGGCTTTCTCCGCGAGAAACGCGGCAAGCGCCGCGTCTTCACGAATCCCGTCAAAGACCATGTCGTAGGCCATCGCCAGTTCCCGCGTCTCTTCGCAGGCATCGTGCCACGTCGAAACATAGCCCGCGGCGCCCGGCACCTCGTAGACCAGTGCCTGCTGCTTGAAATCGAACTCCGGATACAGATCCGCGATGCGGTCCAGCAACACGCCCGCCTTGTGTGCATAGATGGGGTCGCCCGTCAACAGATACGCGGCGCCCAGGATACGCACCCCGGCGACAATGGCCTGTTTCCATTGCCCATAGATCAGGTAAGCCCCTATGAAGCGCCAGCGGTGGTCACCAGAGACGTAGCCTTCGCCGTCGTCGACTCCGAACAGATGCTTCGGGTCGGCGGGGTCGGGGTGCTCGGCGTTGAACAGCAGCGACCTGTCCGCACGCGCGGGATCGAACACACCCCGGGCATCGAGACCGGAATCATAGAACGCCTTGAAATCGTTCGCCGGAAAGAATGCCTCGCAATGCGGGCATTGGACCTTCCAGGGCCGGTGCAGCGCATCCATCTTCCAGTTGTACATGGGGACGCTTTCCTGGCATGCCGGACAATGCCCGTTCGACCAGACCATCCAGGAGCGCGTAATCGTCGCCCCAAACATGAGCCGCCACAACTCGTCATCGCTCTGCCGGGCCCACCACTGCGCCGCCTCAACCAGGCCATCGCGCACCTCCTTCACCCATGGGTCGGTGGCGGCTCGGGTCCGAAGCTGCTGCACCAAGGCTTCGGGATAGAGGGAACTGCCCTGTTTCACAGAGGGCTGGGCAGCGGCCAAACCGCAGGCCAAAATGAGATCGCAAAAGATTACAAATACACGCAAATATTTCAAAATCATTCTATCGCTTCCTCTGTCGCGCTCTATAGACCGTGAAATCCGGCTTGTCGAACGACCAGCTGTACTCGGCGGCCGTAGGCAGCGCTTGCCACGGGTCGACCTCGGGATGATTCCAGCTCGTGTACAACAAGCCAAGGACGCGACTCGTGTCCACGACGCGGGTCGCAAGAGCTGTCGTCCAGTGATGCACGTTCTGGTGGTCGAACCAAGGCGAGCCGGTCACAAAGAAGCCAAGGTCCGTAAAATAGTCGATGGACTGCTCGACGAGCCGGCTGGGGTCGGGGTGATGGTAGAACCAGAGGCATTGAATGATTTCGCGGGGCAGTTTCTCGGCGGCGCCGGTCAATGCGAGCTGCGGCGCGTTATGGAAGGGGTTTACGGCATCGGCCCACATCATGAGGCGCACTTGCGGGTTGGCTTCGCGCGCGAAGGACAGCATGCGCGCGACGTCGTCTACGAACAGGTCCGCGTTGCTGAGCCCGCGCACCCTGCAGCGCCGGTCGCGGTTCAGACACCGGGGCTCGTCGTGTCCAATGTGCAGAAACCGGGGTTCCATGCAGGTCATCGTGGCCTGAATGGCCTTGCGCATAACCTCCTGATAGAGCGGTTCAGAAGGGCAACAGGTGACGCTGTCCGGCGGCGCATAATCGTAAGTGACCAGCACGGTATCCCCTTCCTGGAGCCGCCCGCCTTCCATGGCTTCGATGCACAGCGGCCGCGCATCGGCGGCATAGGGCGGCTTGATGGCCGGAGACGCTGCTTCGGTCCCCGCGGCGGCAACACGATAATCCTTGCCCGCCTCGTAGACGACGTTCCCCCCGCTGTCCGTAATGGTGAGCGGCGAAGCTTCGGTGAAGACGACATTGACAAGGGGCGGCGCTGACGGCGGCTGCGCGGGCGCGGCCGGTTCGAGAACGCCCTTGCGCACCACGCACGGCTGCCGCTCAACCGTCAGGCCTTCGACGGCGCGCGGTTCGATTTTCAGCACGGCGCCGCCCCAGCCGAGGCTTTGCAGTTCCGGGACAGGCTCAATGAAATGCTCGCGGCACCGTTGCGCGACACGCCGCCAGCGGTCCGCGGTCTCCGGGTTATCCAGGTGATAGAAGTCGCTGGTTTCAAAAACGAGGAAGTTGACCTTCATGGCCGCCATGCGGGAGACGGCTTCTTCAATCGAACCGCCCGGCACGTTGCCGCCGCCGATATATGCGCCCCGCCAGGGCATGTCCGGTGCGTCGCGGATACTTACACAGGGCACTCGGCCCGTCTCCGACAAGAGCGCGTGCAAGGTCATCAGGCCGTAGAAGAGGCCGGGCAGGCCATCGGCGACAATACCCACCGACGAGTCCGACACCAGCATGTGATACCCCTGCACCGGAATGCCCATGAACAACCCCTCCCCGGCGTCGGACTTGGCGTCGGGTCCCAGAGCAAGCATGATGCCCTTCTCCATGCCTGCCTCTTTCGGGCCGTGCGCCGGCAAAGGCTCCAGGCCCAGCTCCCCCGCCCGCGCGTTGAGCATGCGTATCCCCGCTTCGAGCGACTTGCAGCGGTCCTCCAGGAAGAAGCCTGTCAACCGTTTCCATTCCAGCCAGCGGGGCTCGTCGTAGGTCCACAGGACGTCCTGCGGCTCGGGAGAGATTTCAGGCAATTGAAGCGCGACCTGCGCAACGGCGACACGTTCCAGAATCATGAATGCCGCGATGAGGCAATAATACTTGGACCATAGCGTTTTCACGGGAATCGCTCCACTTGAACGGCCATCATAAGCGAACCTTCTTATAGACCCGCCGCCCGGGGGATTCAAGCCCACCGCCGCCGGGGAATGCGGGACCCGTCTTTGTCGTTTCCCTGAAAGGAACTGCGGGCACGGACTGGACAAAAGCGCGGGCTGGTCTCTAAGATACGGCCTCTCTGGGGGCGATAACAAGGCGGAACAAGGAAAGACCACGTTATGCCAGCGGAAAAAGACGTTCTCAATGCGCTCCAGCACATCATCGACCCGGACCTGGGCCGCGATATCGTGTCGCTTGGATTCGTCAAGAACCTGAACATTCAAGGCGGCGAGGTCGCGTTCACGCTTGAATTGACCACGCCCGCGTGCCCGGTAAAAGAACGCTTCCGGGAGCAGGCACAGGCAGCGGTCGCCGTCCTGCCTGGCGTAAAGGCCGTACATGTGACCATGACCGCCATGCCCTCGCAGCGCCAACAAAAACCCAGCGTCAACAGACTCGACCAGGTGGACACCGTGATTGCGGTGTCTTCCTGCAAAGGCGGTGTGGGAAAATCGACCGTGGCGGGCCACCTGGCGCGGGCGATTCAGCGCGAAGGGCATGCCGTGGGCGTGCTCGATACGGATATCTATGGCCCGTCGTTCCCGACGCTGTTTGACGTCCNNNNNNNNNNNNNNNNNNNNNNNNNNNNNNNNNNNNNNNNNNNNNNNNNNNNNNNNNNNNNNNNNNNNNNNNNNNNNNNNNNNNNNNNNNNNNNNNNNNNAAAGGCGGTGTGGGAAAATCGACCGTGGCGGGCCACCTGGCGCGGGCGATTCAGCGCGAAGGGCATGCCGTGGGCGTGCTCGATACGGATATCTATGGCCCGTCGTTCCCGACGCTGTTTGACGTCCACAACCCGGATGTGGTCATGGCTGGTGAGACCATCCAGCCCGTGGAAGTGGATGGGCTCAAGACCATGTCGCTCGGCTTCCTCATGGGCGACCGCCCGGCGGTCCTGCGCGGCCCCATCGTGTCCAATTACACGATACAAATCCTGCGGCAGACCGACTGGGGCAAACTGGATTACCTGATCATCGACCTGCCGCCGGGCACAGGTGACATTCAGCTCACGCTTGTGCAGCAGGCCTCGCTGGACGGGGCCATCATCGTCACGACTCCGCAGGCGCTCTCACTGGTCGACGTGGCGCGCGGCATCCTCATGTTTGAGAAGGTGAACGTGCCCGTGCTCGGCATAGTTGAGAATATGGCCTATTTCACCTGCGACAACTGCAACAAGCGGCATTTCATTTTCGGCAACAGCACGGCTACGTTGAAGCAGCGCTTCGGCCTGAACACACTGGCGCAATTGCCGATTCTGCCGGGCGTGTCCACCGTGGCCCACAAGACCGACGGCGCGGATATCCCCGCGTTCGCGGAACTGGCGGAAAACCTGCACCGCGAAGTGGGCAAACGACGGGCGGCGGACGGCGGACGGCCCGACGCGGCCATCGAGCCCGGGCACGTGCGCGTGCGCTGGCCGAACGGAGTGGAGAGCCGTATTCCGAATGTCAAAGTGCGGGCTTCGTGCCAATGTGCACTGTGCGTGAACGAATACACAGGCGAGGCCATCCTCGACCCGGCAACGATTCCCGGAGACCTGGAGGCAGAGAGCGTCGAGCCGCTCGGCAACTACGCGGTCTCAATCGCCTGGAGCGACGGCCACAGTTCCGGCATTTTCTCGTGGGACCACCTGCGCGCGGTAGCGGGCCTCAAGCCCGCCTGAGGCCCTTTCGCGTCCGGAATACTCCTGCCGCGGCGAGCCCGACCACCAATGCAGCGAGCATGTGAGCCGTCAGGAGCGGCAATCGGCTTGCGCCGCTCGCCGGGTCGGTGCCGTTCAGGAATTCCTCCAGGTTGGTCTGCCCGTCCCCGTCAAAATCGCCGTCAGGCAGCACATCGTCAATAGAATCAACGGTGTCATTCGGATTGTGGTCTACGATACGTTGCTCGAAGTTGTCGCCCATGCCGTCGCCATCATCGTCGGCGTGTTCGCCGAGATCGGCGGGAAAGGCGTCCAGCCAGTCGAATACGCCGTCGCCGTCGGAGTCCGGCCCCACCAACGGCAACAATATATGCGAAGGATGCGCCGGGTCGCAGTAGACCGTGTTGCGCGCCACGCGCTTCTCGGCGTACTCGGGGGCCAGCGGTGCGCCGGTATTGGGATTCACGTCGAATCGCGGGAAATTGCTCGATGAGATGGCGACCCGGATGCGGTGGCCTCGATTAAAGGCGACCGCCGTTGCCCAAAGACTTATCTCGAACGGGTAGATGACGCCCGGGGTCATCAGTTCGTGCTCCGCCAGCGAGTTGCGCGCCCGTGCGCGAATAATGCCGTCGCACAGGATGATCGATCTGCCGTCCGGGTACACATCGGTGAGTTTAGCCGTGAAATCCGTGTCCACGCAGTCCGAAGACGCCCACAGCCTGACAGTCACGGGCCCGGCCACCTCCACGGGAACTTGCAGCACCCCGGTTTCAAAGAGAATCACGTCGTGGCGGCTCTCTACGGGCCGCTGGTCGAAACTGCCTAGAGGCAGTCCATGGACGGCGCCGCCGAGCGTAGGAACCGGGTCGTCCGGGTCAAACTCATAGACAAATGCCGTGGCGTGTGGCCCTGGCGGACTCACGCGCAACGAGCGGTCGCCGTGAAAGTACACCGGCGTGTTCAAGGCAGGCGGCGGCCAATCGTCGGCCCAGCGCCATTCATTGCCCGGCGCGCTCGGGTCCTCGAAATCGCCCATCATCATATAGTAGACGCGTGGCAGATCTTCGGCGCCGTTGGGAACGTCCTTGAGATAACGGTTAAAAAACGCCACGTGGTCGTACGCGGGCGGACGCCAGGTAATGGTCCATGTTACATCTCCCGCGTTGTCGCCGTGGCCCTTAAGCATGATGATAAGCTTCGAATGTTCCCGCGCGATCGGGCCGCCGGACTGCCGCAACGTCACGAAGTTGTCAATTGTGCTTTGCAGGAATACGTCGTACCAGCCCGAGAACATGTGGACGGGCCGGTCGCGCAGGTGCTGGCGCGTCGTGGCATCCAGGGACTGCCAGAATTCGTCATAGGCCGGGTGTGCCAGCGTCAGGTCGTACAGGTCTTCGCCCAGCGTGCTGAACCAGTCCAGGAATTCATTATGGCGCAACGCGCCGCCGTAATAGATGACGCCGGACTTGTAGAATTCCGCGGGCGCCATCCAGAGCCATTCCGCCTCGACACCCGGCGGGTCTGCGCCCGCCGCCAGATTCAGCAAGGCCCCGCGCACCGAACCACCCCAGAAACCGATGCGGCCGTTGCACCACGGCTGCGCCAGAATCCATTGCACCGTATCGTACCCGTCTTGCCGCTCGCCCCAGCCGTCATTAAGAAGCGTATTGCGCACCCCCTCCGAGCCGTGGAAGCCGCGCACGTTTTGCGCGACCATCACGTAGCCCGGCTCCGTTATGATGGCGTTACAGAGGTTGTCCTCATAGTTCGGCGTCCGAAGCATCAACACGGGCCACGGCCCCGTCCCCTCGGGCAGAGTGACGCGCGTTTTGAGTTGCACGCCGTCCCGCATGGGCACCATCGTAAGGTAGCCATGCCAGCAGGTGTCTTGCGCCCGGCTCGCGGGCACCTCCAGGGCCGCCGCAACAAGCACGGCCAGTGCCACGGGGCCTGTGTGGCGCGTGCGTTGCATATTCAAGCCCTCCACCCGGTGATGCGCATTCCGCGCATCCAACCGTACATCCCCAAGCAGTATAGCACAGTCGCCACAAATCGCCCGGCACGCCCTTCGGGTTGACTCCGTGGTGCACAACCGCAAACAATGCCGCCCATCAAGCCAGGAAGGAGCCTCAGATGAACACGCCGCGGGAAATGCATGTCATTTCGAATACACACTGGGACCGGGAATGGTTGTTCGATTTTCAGGAAACGCGGATGCTGCTTGCCGAGATGTTCGACAAACTGCTCGATATTCTCGATGCGCGCCCGGACTACAAGGCGTTCCTGATGGACGGACAGGTCATTCCCGTCGAGGACTATCTGGAGGTGCGGCCCGAGAACCGCGAGCGGCTCGTGGGCCATGTGCGCGCGGGCCGTCTTCAGATCGGCCCATGGTACACGGACCCGGAATGCTTCTGCGTGGGCGGCGAATCGCTTGTGCGCAACCTCCTGTATGGGCATCGCGTGGCTAATGCTTTGGGTGGCGTCATGAAGGTGGGCTACACCCCGTTCTCCTACGGGCAGAACTCGCANNNNNNNNNNNNNNNNNNNNNNNNNNNNNNNNNNNNNNNNNNNNNNNNNNNNNNNNNNNNNNNNNNNNNNNNNNNNNNNNNNNNNNNNNNNNNNNNNNNNTATCCCCGCACCATGCTCGACCTTGCCTGGAAAACCCTGCTTTCCTGCCACGCTCACGACAGCATCGCGGGCAGCGGCATCGATGAAATCGAGCGCGACATGGAATACCGGCTCCGCCAGGTCATCAACGTCGCGAAGGGCTTGCAGCGGCGCAGCCTCGCGTACCTTCAGGCGCGTATTGACAACAGCGGAATGAGTACGGATGACGTGCTCGTTACGGTCTTTAATGCATCGCCACGCGCGCGCTCCGAGGTGGTGACTGCCATCATCGATGTGCCAGAACATCTGGCAATCCACGAATTCGGCCTGACCGACGCCGTAAGCGGCGCGCCCGTAGCCGTGCAGGGGGGAACGCGCAAGTCCCATCACGCCATCGTCA from Candidatus Hydrogenedentota bacterium harbors:
- a CDS encoding DUF4910 domain-containing protein, whose amino-acid sequence is MKIGELTGGLDLEALGRELHGLISAWYPICRSITGEGLREQLRRIGAIIPLQLHEIATGTPLFDWTAPMEWNIHDAYVSDAAGRRVVDFQEHNLHVLGYSTPVKRTLPLEVLRQHCHTLPDHPDWIPYRTSYYREQWGFCLAQSRLDALPPGDYEVCIDATLTNGSMSYGECLLPGTGTEEFLFSAHACHPSLANDNLSGLAIAACLARALREVPHRLTYRFVFAPGTVGAIAWLAHHEQEAARMRHGLVLACLGDKGHSTYKKSRRGDAAIDHCAAYVLEHSGQPHEVQEFTPYGYDERQYGSPGFNLPVGCFMRTPPGRYPEYHTSADNPDFVHSESLADSYGKLARIIEILENDGVYRNLNPKCEPQLGKRGLYTAIGGKTDTKALEMAMLWVLNYSDGAHSLLDIARKSGVDFAHVRAAADALLAANLLEECPA
- a CDS encoding CocE/NonD family hydrolase; this translates as MQRTRHTGPVALAVLVAAALEVPASRAQDTCWHGYLTMVPMRDGVQLKTRVTLPEGTGPWPVLMLRTPNYEDNLCNAIITEPGYVMVAQNVRGFHGSEGVRNTLLNDGWGERQDGYDTVQWILAQPWCNGRIGFWGGSVRGALLNLAAGADPPGVEAEWLWMAPAEFYKSGVIYYGGALRHNEFLDWFSTLGEDLYDLTLAHPAYDEFWQSLDATTRQHLRDRPVHMFSGWYDVFLQSTIDNFVTLRQSGGPIAREHSKLIIMLKGHGDNAGDVTWTITWRPPAYDHVAFFNRYLKDVPNGAEDLPRVYYMMMGDFEDPSAPGNEWRWADDWPPPALNTPVYFHGDRSLRVSPPGPHATAFVYEFDPDDPVPTLGGAVHGLPLGSFDQRPVESRHDVILFETGVLQVPVEVAGPVTVRLWASSDCVDTDFTAKLTDVYPDGRSIILCDGIIRARARNSLAEHELMTPGVIYPFEISLWATAVAFNRGHRIRVAISSSNFPRFDVNPNTGAPLAPEYAEKRVARNTVYCDPAHPSHILLPLVGPDSDGDGVFDWLDAFPADLGEHADDDGDGMGDNFEQRIVDHNPNDTVDSIDDVLPDGDFDGDGQTNLEEFLNGTDPASGASRLPLLTAHMLAALVVGLAAAGVFRTRKGLRRA
- a CDS encoding DUF59 domain-containing protein, with the protein product MPAEKDVLNALQHIIDPDLGRDIVSLGFVKNLNIQGGEVAFTLELTTPACPVKERFREQAQAAVAVLPGVKAVHVTMTAMPSQRQQKPSVNRLDQVDTVIAVSSCKGGVGKSTVAGHLARAIQREGHAVGVLDTDIYGPSFPTLFDV
- a CDS encoding P-loop NTPase — translated: KGGVGKSTVAGHLARAIQREGHAVGVLDTDIYGPSFPTLFDVHNPDVVMAGETIQPVEVDGLKTMSLGFLMGDRPAVLRGPIVSNYTIQILRQTDWGKLDYLIIDLPPGTGDIQLTLVQQASLDGAIIVTTPQALSLVDVARGILMFEKVNVPVLGIVENMAYFTCDNCNKRHFIFGNSTATLKQRFGLNTLAQLPILPGVSTVAHKTDGADIPAFAELAENLHREVGKRRAADGGRPDAAIEPGHVRVRWPNGVESRIPNVKVRASCQCALCVNEYTGEAILDPATIPGDLEAESVEPLGNYAVSIAWSDGHSSGIFSWDHLRAVAGLKPA
- a CDS encoding heparinase II/III family protein, with protein sequence MILKYLRVFVIFCDLILACGLAAAQPSVKQGSSLYPEALVQQLRTRAATDPWVKEVRDGLVEAAQWWARQSDDELWRLMFGATITRSWMVWSNGHCPACQESVPMYNWKMDALHRPWKVQCPHCEAFFPANDFKAFYDSGLDARGVFDPARADRSLLFNAEHPDPADPKHLFGVDDGEGYVSGDHRWRFIGAYLIYGQWKQAIVAGVRILGAAYLLTGDPIYAHKAGVLLDRIADLYPEFDFKQQALVYEVPGAAGYVSTWHDACEETRELAMAYDMVFDGIREDAALAAFLAEKAARHGLANTKAAPADVLRNIEERILRDALTMRPKITTNYPRTEIAVALMLAVLDPTGNKAAFDEVVDAMLTKATAVDGVTGEKGLAGYSSFTIAALAMFLAEMDKADPDFLAAVYARHPRLHDTFRFHIDTLCLDRYYPMSGDTGAFAIMCPEYKGMNFSKPGFTGLTSCAWTFLPPSCFSLLMRLYELSDDVDFVRVACRANGNSLDGIPWDLFAPEPDAAASKMRALIEEHGSALRLPSVNKQEWCIAILRSGEGPHERAVWLDYDSGGGHGHHDGMNLGLFAEGLDVMPEFGYPPVQYGGWGSPRAAWYTMTAAHNTVVVDGKNTAKGSGTTTLWADGSRFHAIRASARPLNRDNRYERTAVLADVSPKQCYVVDVFRVDGGLQQTKFMHSHFGSVETGGLNLAPAPDYGNNTQMRNFRMDPAAPPGWRADWVIEDRLGYLPEGKQVRLRYTDFTTQAAAGLAEAWVVAGSFDTNAETWIPRVVVQRSAPEGQTLASTFVGVIEPYEDAPAIARMERVSLTDGSGAVLSDRHVALTLYLSDGHRDVLVLRDPEDRPEAACRVAGDPVIETDADACLVRFDADGVIQYAAVAEGSRLAVGAQLFEQPQREGFWEPVL
- the rfbC gene encoding dTDP-4-dehydrorhamnose 3,5-epimerase encodes the protein MIFTATALPNAFIIDPERIEDDRGFFARSYCEREFAAQGLRPHWVQCNISYNRCKGTLRGMHFQAAPHGEDKLIRCTRGAIHDVIIDLRAGSPTFKQHVAVDLTEENRRMLFVPRGFAHGFLTLTDHAEVFYQMSAFYEPGAGRGCRYDDPVFGIVWPAPVAVISERDRNYPDFGG
- a CDS encoding alpha-mannosidase, which produces MNTPREMHVISNTHWDREWLFDFQETRMLLAEMFDKLLDILDARPDYKAFLMDGQVIPVEDYLEVRPENRERLVGHVRAGRLQIGPWYTDPECFCVGGESLVRNLLYGHRVANALGGVMKVGYTPFSYGQNS
- a CDS encoding SDR family oxidoreductase; this translates as MRELQDNVALVTGASSGIGAAVAVALAAKGVHLALVARHAERLNTVAARVAAGGVSVHTYIADLAQEEDINSLKAAVDDDFGRLDILVHSAGVFEGGSVEDVDADSLLRQFRVNTLAPYALTRLFLPVIRRRRGQIVFINSRAGLTVWANIAQYAATKYALRAIADGLRAEVARDGVRVLTVYPGKTATALQQAIQESAGKKYDPTLFPQPEDVAQVVIAALTLPINAEMTDVIVRPQQEPYE